The proteins below come from a single Nocardiopsis gilva YIM 90087 genomic window:
- a CDS encoding helix-turn-helix transcriptional regulator, with the protein MSRKKTERQLNLVICLLATRRFLTAREIRATVAGYSEAESDAAFKRMFERDKKELRESGIPIETGGGDIWSGEEGYRISRADYELPEIELLPDEAAVLGLAARAWRHAALGDAAANAVMKLRAAGVPVDSDAAPGITPVLGTDEPAFLPMWQAVRDGRAVAFDYRKPGQQTSARRELEPWGVVNVKGHWYVAGYDRQRQARRVFRLGRITGPVVPLAGGSTVRVPEGVDVRSVVSGQPSEPERVARLRVHADSGHELRRGSLRVIPGIAEQGHHRWDVVDYPYTDLDQLVGTVARFGDRVRIEAPEEARAALVRHLSSVAEQEPLEEDTEPVNGGAPEPESRRSASTAEQLRRLLMLVPYALSHDVRVPEVAEHFGLSEAQVLKDLSLLWMCGLPGYTPGDLIEVDLEAARATGEIIIGNADTIAQPLRLTADEAASLVVGVELLGELPGMGGSDALKRAGEKLRAAAGAAADRFVDAVGVQIELTDEVRELQRRCDQALRAGQLVHLRYLSGYVDEVTERDVDPMGLVVQDGHTFLEGWCRLRQDVRLFRLDRVLDLTVLPHPAEVPSRARRRDLSGGVLQLSDDDARVTLDLESSARWVTEDYLCSEVRELPDGRLRATLRTPAPAWACRLALRLGPRARVVAPADLAERVREDARRALSAYAGNG; encoded by the coding sequence ATGTCGCGGAAGAAGACCGAACGGCAGCTCAACCTTGTGATCTGCCTGCTCGCCACGCGACGGTTCCTCACCGCACGGGAGATCCGGGCGACGGTGGCCGGATACTCCGAGGCCGAGAGTGACGCCGCGTTCAAGCGGATGTTCGAGCGGGACAAGAAGGAACTGCGCGAGAGCGGCATCCCCATCGAGACGGGCGGCGGCGACATCTGGAGCGGCGAGGAGGGCTACCGGATCTCCCGGGCCGACTACGAGCTGCCGGAGATCGAGTTGCTGCCCGACGAGGCGGCCGTCCTCGGCCTGGCGGCACGGGCCTGGCGGCACGCGGCGCTGGGCGACGCGGCGGCCAACGCGGTGATGAAGCTGCGCGCGGCGGGGGTCCCGGTGGACTCCGACGCCGCCCCCGGGATCACCCCGGTCCTCGGCACGGACGAACCGGCGTTCCTGCCGATGTGGCAGGCGGTGCGGGACGGCCGCGCGGTGGCCTTCGACTACCGCAAGCCGGGCCAGCAGACCTCCGCCCGGCGGGAACTGGAGCCCTGGGGCGTGGTCAACGTCAAGGGGCACTGGTACGTGGCCGGTTACGACCGCCAGCGCCAGGCGCGCCGCGTGTTCCGGCTGGGTCGCATCACCGGTCCGGTGGTGCCGCTCGCGGGCGGCTCGACGGTGCGGGTGCCCGAGGGCGTGGACGTGCGGTCGGTGGTCAGCGGCCAGCCGAGCGAGCCGGAGCGGGTGGCGCGGCTGCGCGTCCACGCCGACTCCGGCCACGAGCTGCGCCGCGGTTCCCTGCGCGTCATCCCCGGCATCGCCGAACAGGGCCACCACCGATGGGATGTGGTGGACTACCCCTACACCGACCTGGACCAGCTGGTGGGCACCGTGGCGCGGTTCGGCGACCGGGTGCGGATCGAGGCGCCGGAGGAGGCGCGCGCGGCGCTCGTGCGGCACCTGTCGTCCGTGGCGGAACAGGAGCCGCTGGAGGAGGACACCGAACCGGTGAACGGCGGCGCCCCGGAGCCCGAGTCGCGGCGTTCGGCGTCCACCGCCGAGCAGCTGCGCCGGCTGCTGATGCTGGTGCCCTACGCGCTCAGCCACGACGTCCGGGTCCCGGAGGTGGCCGAGCACTTCGGCCTGTCGGAGGCCCAGGTGCTCAAGGACCTGAGCCTGCTGTGGATGTGCGGGCTGCCCGGGTACACGCCCGGCGACCTGATCGAGGTGGACCTGGAGGCGGCGCGGGCGACCGGCGAGATCATCATCGGCAACGCCGACACCATCGCCCAGCCGCTGCGGCTGACCGCGGACGAGGCGGCGAGCCTGGTCGTGGGCGTGGAGCTGCTCGGCGAACTGCCGGGGATGGGCGGCAGCGACGCCCTGAAGCGGGCCGGGGAGAAGCTGCGCGCTGCGGCGGGGGCCGCGGCCGACCGGTTCGTCGACGCCGTCGGGGTGCAGATCGAGCTCACCGACGAGGTCCGCGAACTGCAGCGCCGCTGTGACCAGGCGCTGCGCGCGGGCCAGCTGGTGCACCTGCGCTACCTGTCCGGCTACGTGGACGAGGTGACCGAGCGCGACGTCGACCCCATGGGACTCGTGGTCCAGGACGGGCACACGTTCCTGGAAGGCTGGTGCCGCCTGCGCCAGGATGTCCGGCTGTTCCGGCTCGACCGTGTCCTGGACCTGACGGTACTGCCGCACCCGGCCGAGGTGCCCTCGCGGGCGCGCCGCCGCGATCTGAGCGGCGGTGTGTTGCAGCTCTCGGACGACGACGCGCGGGTGACGCTGGACCTGGAGTCCTCGGCGCGCTGGGTGACCGAGGACTACCTGTGCTCGGAGGTGCGGGAGCTGCCCGATGGGCGGCTGAGGGCGACCCTGCGAACTCCGGCTCCCGCCTGGGCATGCCGTCTGGCGCTGCGGCTGGGGCCGCGGGCGCGCGTGGTGGCCCCGGCCGACCTGGCCGAGCGCGTCCGTGAGGACGCGCGGCGCGCCCTGTCCGCCTACGCGGGCAACGGGTAG
- the tatA gene encoding Sec-independent protein translocase subunit TatA, whose protein sequence is MDAKTIALLVLIALVLFGAKKLPELARSLGRSARILKAESKGLMDEENGEQQSEKAAPAQQGQQASAPAPQAYDVHQGSANGQQPAAGGYPELPSGQRIVNENGEPVRRGYSD, encoded by the coding sequence ATGGATGCCAAGACCATTGCACTTCTTGTGCTGATCGCACTGGTGCTGTTCGGTGCGAAGAAGCTGCCCGAATTGGCCCGGTCGCTGGGGCGTAGTGCCCGAATCCTCAAGGCCGAGAGCAAGGGCCTCATGGACGAGGAGAACGGCGAGCAGCAGAGCGAGAAGGCGGCCCCCGCCCAGCAGGGTCAGCAGGCCTCGGCACCCGCCCCCCAGGCCTACGATGTCCACCAGGGGTCGGCCAACGGGCAGCAGCCCGCGGCCGGCGGCTACCCGGAGCTTCCGTCGGGCCAGCGCATCGTCAACGAGAACGGTGAACCGGTCCGCCGCGGCTATAGCGACTAG
- a CDS encoding DUF3866 family protein produces the protein MIRWRSGQVTAIRRTWPGAAELDVRVAEGGPASDDTSADASGGATRPAQGNAENGDRTCRALAYTDLVGHPEEGDRVLLNTTALDMGLGTGGYALVVALPDRLPPDPDPAPGHLVKARYTPLQTTVLGADEQDSPHHALLRDADGVDGMPVVTADLHSALPAIVAGIRDSRPEARVVYVMLDGGALPAAFSRSVVALREAGLLAATVTVGQAFGGDLETVSVHTGLLAARHILGADAAIVTQGPGNLGTGTRWGFSGVSTGEAVNATAVLGGHAVAALRVSEADPRERHRGVSHHSLTAYGKVALAPADIVVPQLPGAFGTRVRSDAAPLAERHLVVEVPIDGLRQALKDLPLRLSTMGRTLDADAAYFLTAAAAGRHAASLIASS, from the coding sequence GTGATCAGATGGCGCTCAGGACAAGTCACCGCAATCCGACGCACCTGGCCCGGGGCGGCCGAACTCGATGTCCGCGTCGCCGAGGGCGGCCCCGCCAGCGACGACACCAGCGCGGACGCCTCGGGCGGCGCGACGCGACCGGCACAGGGGAACGCGGAGAACGGCGATCGCACCTGCCGCGCCCTGGCCTACACCGACCTGGTCGGCCACCCCGAGGAGGGCGACCGGGTGCTGCTCAACACCACGGCGCTGGACATGGGGCTCGGCACGGGCGGTTACGCCCTCGTGGTCGCGCTCCCCGATCGCCTCCCACCCGACCCCGACCCCGCACCCGGCCATCTGGTCAAGGCGCGCTACACGCCGCTGCAGACCACGGTCCTCGGCGCCGACGAACAGGACTCGCCCCACCACGCCCTGCTGCGCGACGCCGACGGCGTCGACGGCATGCCGGTGGTCACCGCCGACCTGCACTCGGCCCTTCCGGCGATCGTGGCCGGAATCCGCGACTCCCGGCCCGAGGCCCGCGTGGTCTACGTGATGCTCGACGGAGGCGCGCTGCCCGCCGCCTTCTCCCGCTCCGTCGTCGCGCTGCGCGAGGCCGGCCTCCTCGCGGCCACGGTCACGGTCGGCCAAGCGTTCGGCGGCGATCTGGAGACGGTGAGCGTGCACACGGGACTGCTCGCCGCCCGGCACATCCTCGGCGCCGATGCCGCGATCGTGACCCAGGGGCCGGGCAACCTCGGCACCGGGACCCGGTGGGGGTTCTCCGGCGTCTCGACCGGCGAGGCGGTCAACGCGACGGCCGTCCTGGGCGGCCACGCCGTGGCCGCCCTCCGCGTCAGCGAGGCCGACCCCCGCGAACGCCACCGGGGGGTGTCCCACCACAGCCTCACCGCCTACGGCAAGGTCGCCCTGGCCCCGGCCGACATCGTCGTCCCCCAACTCCCCGGAGCCTTCGGAACCCGCGTCCGCTCGGACGCCGCCCCGCTCGCCGAGCGCCACCTGGTGGTGGAAGTCCCCATCGACGGCCTGCGGCAGGCGCTGAAGGACCTCCCCCTGCGCCTGTCCACCATGGGCCGCACTCTGGACGCCGATGCCGCCTACTTCCTCACAGCGGCCGCGGCCGGACGGCACGCGGCGAGTCTGATCGCGTCGTCCTGA